One window of Candidatus Mycobacterium wuenschmannii genomic DNA carries:
- a CDS encoding nuclear transport factor 2 family protein: MTNDITLSDLQEFIAAFWYAYDEAHFEELTANLAEDVHYVTRSDSGASPFEELMSPEMHGRAAVMEWMTEHRRQSPYPLRHHATNIHRTGRDGPATTARFYILVNQIANFVPFAVSSGVVDVSVRRGSSGLMFTDMEVVLDTQNSVLLSEFTADSAAGS, from the coding sequence ATGACGAACGACATCACACTGTCGGACCTTCAAGAGTTCATCGCCGCCTTCTGGTACGCCTACGACGAGGCGCACTTCGAGGAACTCACCGCGAACCTTGCCGAGGACGTGCATTACGTCACGCGAAGCGACAGCGGCGCAAGTCCATTCGAGGAATTGATGTCACCCGAGATGCACGGTCGCGCGGCCGTGATGGAATGGATGACCGAGCACCGCCGGCAGAGCCCTTACCCGCTGCGGCACCACGCCACCAACATTCACCGCACCGGCCGGGACGGCCCGGCCACCACAGCCCGGTTCTACATCCTGGTCAACCAGATCGCCAATTTCGTGCCGTTTGCGGTGTCGAGTGGTGTGGTCGACGTCAGTGTTCGACGCGGGAGCTCAGGTTTGATGTTCACCGACATGGAAGTTGTTCTGGATACTCAGAATTCGGTGCTGTTATCTGAATTCACCGCCGACAGCGCCGCGGGGTCGTGA
- a CDS encoding SDR family NAD(P)-dependent oxidoreductase yields the protein MNARDNFLGGIAVVTGAGAGVGAGIARYASGLGMTVVLVDIDGEAIASVRDELSAEGGAVHLATCDVRDADAMQDLAERTYHELGPVRLLVNNAGIEQFGYLWDTPIANWQRVLDINVTGVFNGVRAFLPRMMATREHAWVWNLSSVGGVVAIPLQAPYIMSKHAVLALTECLHLDVQSAGHGEHIHVQAVLPGAVVSDIFESAGGVDGGDVAAADAQRTAMLCVKAGAMDPLAAAATLFDQSAAGQFYLLTQESVRTAMTERANTLAVQRPPRLR from the coding sequence GTGAACGCGCGGGACAATTTTTTGGGCGGCATTGCCGTCGTCACCGGGGCTGGGGCCGGCGTCGGCGCCGGCATCGCGCGGTACGCGAGCGGGCTTGGCATGACGGTGGTGCTGGTCGATATCGATGGTGAGGCAATCGCCTCCGTTCGTGACGAGTTGTCCGCCGAGGGCGGCGCCGTGCATCTCGCGACCTGCGACGTGCGCGACGCGGACGCGATGCAGGACCTGGCGGAGCGCACTTACCACGAACTCGGCCCGGTGCGTCTGCTCGTCAACAACGCGGGGATCGAACAGTTTGGCTACCTCTGGGATACGCCGATCGCCAATTGGCAACGCGTGCTGGACATAAACGTCACTGGTGTGTTCAACGGGGTGCGCGCGTTCTTGCCGAGAATGATGGCCACCCGCGAACACGCTTGGGTGTGGAACCTGTCGTCGGTCGGCGGTGTGGTCGCCATCCCGTTGCAGGCCCCCTACATCATGAGCAAGCACGCGGTGCTGGCGCTGACCGAGTGTTTGCATCTGGATGTTCAGTCCGCAGGCCACGGCGAGCACATTCACGTCCAAGCCGTGCTACCCGGGGCCGTGGTATCCGACATCTTCGAGTCGGCCGGCGGAGTCGACGGCGGTGACGTCGCTGCGGCTGACGCACAGCGCACGGCGATGCTGTGCGTCAAGGCCGGGGCGATGGATCCGCTCGCTGCGGCCGCGACGCTGTTCGACCAGTCCGCGGCGGGCCAGTTCTACCTCTTGACGCAGGAGTCGGTGCGCACGGCGATGACTGAGCGCGCCAATACCCTTGCTGTACAACGTCCCCCGAGACTCCGGTGA
- a CDS encoding alpha/beta hydrolase has protein sequence MSMPLLDADAAARVASFGKIPPMRQRGLTSIRSAIESAPLPDGMPAMAGIADISIPGPDGALDLRIYRPTDEPAQPGLVYFHGGGLVMGSNHSFEPLARGLASASGATVVAVDYRLAPEFPPPAQFDDAFAATTWVSQNASSLDLDLTRLTVAGDSAGGALAAGVALAARDRGGPALCAQVLLYPGLDRDMTAPSIAAMPNAPMLARDDIEYMHGLVDGSGSPPHDPYLVPAYAVDLSDLPPAIVVSAECDPIRDWGERYATRLRDAGVLTTVTRYPGMYHGFLMRSDATARGRLALADVGALLRARFTHQSGVPASGHPGAITR, from the coding sequence GTGAGCATGCCACTGCTGGACGCGGACGCCGCCGCCCGGGTGGCGTCCTTCGGCAAGATCCCGCCGATGCGCCAGCGCGGGTTGACGTCGATCCGGTCCGCCATCGAGTCGGCGCCATTGCCCGACGGCATGCCTGCGATGGCAGGCATCGCCGACATCTCGATACCCGGGCCTGACGGCGCACTCGACCTACGGATCTACCGTCCGACAGACGAACCAGCCCAGCCGGGACTGGTCTACTTCCACGGCGGGGGCCTCGTAATGGGGTCCAACCACTCGTTCGAGCCGCTTGCCCGGGGTTTGGCCTCGGCCTCGGGTGCGACCGTCGTTGCCGTGGATTACCGGTTGGCGCCGGAGTTTCCGCCCCCTGCGCAATTCGACGACGCCTTCGCCGCGACGACCTGGGTGTCGCAGAACGCGAGTTCGCTGGACCTGGACCTGACACGACTGACGGTCGCCGGGGACAGCGCGGGAGGCGCGCTCGCCGCCGGCGTCGCGCTGGCTGCCCGCGATCGCGGAGGGCCGGCGCTGTGCGCTCAAGTGTTGCTGTACCCCGGGCTGGATCGCGACATGACCGCTCCGTCAATCGCCGCAATGCCTAACGCGCCCATGCTCGCTCGCGACGATATCGAGTACATGCACGGGCTCGTCGACGGCAGCGGCAGCCCTCCGCACGACCCGTATCTGGTTCCGGCGTACGCCGTCGACCTATCGGATCTACCGCCCGCGATCGTGGTGAGCGCGGAGTGCGATCCGATCCGCGATTGGGGCGAACGTTACGCGACCCGGCTCCGCGATGCCGGTGTGCTGACCACCGTCACCCGTTATCCGGGGATGTATCACGGGTTCTTGATGCGATCCGATGCGACTGCGCGCGGCAGACTCGCCTTGGCCGACGTCGGCGCGTTGCTGCGGGCACGGTTCACTCACCAATCGGGTGTCCCGGCCAGCGGACACCCCGGAGCCATCACTCGATGA
- a CDS encoding ferredoxin translates to MSDLGDDRLVDCPLESVACERCGSEVLVRKSSWNQTSVQWNADAVARCLERRPANSAAFSQRGVFLACGALNESIVDGVRRGAVAVVDHDIAKPVEDVAT, encoded by the coding sequence ATGAGCGATTTGGGTGACGATCGGCTTGTCGACTGCCCTCTGGAATCGGTTGCCTGCGAGCGTTGCGGGAGCGAGGTTCTCGTCCGCAAGAGCAGTTGGAATCAAACCAGTGTGCAGTGGAATGCGGACGCGGTGGCACGGTGTCTCGAGCGTCGGCCAGCGAACTCTGCCGCGTTTTCACAACGCGGGGTGTTCCTGGCCTGCGGAGCCCTCAACGAGTCAATCGTCGATGGTGTCCGGCGGGGTGCAGTGGCGGTCGTCGACCACGACATAGCCAAACCAGTAGAAGACGTTGCAACCTAG
- a CDS encoding Rieske 2Fe-2S domain-containing protein: MTSQSNTEEIRQIHAAEAPSRFARGWHCLGLVKDFDDGKPHAVNAFGKKLVVFRGGDGKINILDGYCRHMGGDLTRGEVKGDEIACPFHDWRWGGDGRCKRVPYSKRAPRLARTARWTTLQQDGMLFVWNDPEGKPPPAAVTIPRIEGATSKEWTDWHWYTTTVHTNCREVVDNVVDMAHFFYVHGSLPTHFKNIFEGHVATQYMNSQGRPDLGDSEGARMLGTTSVASYYGPSFMIDDLTYHYDEADHQTVLINCHYPIDANSFVLHYGIIVKKSAALPEDLAVQTAVALGDFVKMGFEQDVEIWKSKARIDNPLLCEEDGPVYQLRRWYEQFYVDIADVTPDMVDRFEHELDTTSPREEWMKVVEANMATR, encoded by the coding sequence ATGACGTCGCAGTCGAATACCGAGGAGATCCGTCAGATTCACGCCGCAGAGGCGCCGTCCCGATTCGCCCGGGGCTGGCACTGTCTGGGTCTGGTCAAGGATTTCGATGACGGTAAACCGCACGCCGTCAACGCTTTCGGGAAGAAGCTGGTGGTCTTCCGCGGCGGCGACGGCAAGATCAACATTCTCGACGGCTACTGCCGCCACATGGGCGGCGATCTCACCCGGGGCGAGGTCAAGGGCGACGAGATCGCTTGCCCGTTCCACGATTGGCGGTGGGGCGGCGACGGTCGCTGCAAACGCGTGCCCTACAGCAAGCGGGCACCCCGGTTGGCCCGAACCGCGCGCTGGACCACCCTTCAGCAGGACGGAATGTTGTTCGTGTGGAACGACCCGGAGGGTAAACCACCGCCCGCCGCGGTGACAATTCCGCGCATTGAGGGTGCGACCAGCAAGGAGTGGACCGACTGGCATTGGTACACCACGACCGTCCACACCAACTGCCGGGAGGTCGTCGACAACGTTGTCGACATGGCGCACTTTTTCTACGTCCACGGCTCGCTGCCCACCCACTTCAAGAACATTTTCGAGGGGCATGTGGCGACCCAATACATGAACAGCCAGGGTCGCCCCGACCTCGGTGACAGCGAGGGTGCCCGCATGCTGGGGACCACGTCGGTGGCCTCCTATTACGGGCCATCATTCATGATCGACGACCTGACCTATCATTACGATGAGGCCGATCACCAGACGGTGTTGATCAACTGTCATTATCCCATCGACGCCAATTCCTTTGTGCTGCATTACGGCATCATCGTGAAGAAGTCGGCTGCCCTGCCCGAGGACTTGGCTGTGCAGACCGCTGTGGCCCTCGGCGACTTTGTCAAGATGGGGTTCGAGCAGGACGTTGAGATCTGGAAGAGCAAGGCGCGCATCGACAATCCGCTGCTGTGTGAAGAGGACGGACCGGTGTACCAGTTGCGGCGCTGGTACGAGCAGTTTTACGTCGACATTGCCGACGTGACGCCGGACATGGTCGACCGGTTCGAGCACGAACTCGACACCACGAGCCCTCGGGAGGAATGGATGAAGGTGGTCGAGGCGAATATGGCTACCCGATGA
- a CDS encoding 3-ketosteroid-delta-1-dehydrogenase, protein MTVDLLVVGSGTGIAAALTAHEAGLSVLIVEKSSYVGGSTARSGGALWLPASQILDEKNAGDSAGRAANYLRAVVAGSAPAERSDGYLRNVVATVDMLRRTTPIRLSWAKDYSDYHPELPGGAPSGRTCECRPLNSSVLGKHRSRLRPGVMEVKIPMPTTTADYRWMNLMARMPGKGLPTIAKRLLQGVGGLALGRRYVAGGQALAAGLFAGVLRSDIPIWTDTELKRLTVDDGRVSAAVLDHAGREVAVTARCGIVLAAGGFDHDMAMRSKFQSESLGEHFSLGADTNTGDAIHAAQEVGAATDLMDQAWWFPAVAPLPGSSPSVMLAERSLPGCLIVDQTGTRFANEAMDYMSFGQLVLERERSGRPIDSMWIIFDQQYRNSYVFAGALFPRMPLPQSWYANGIAYQSDDLGKLAELIGVPTAPFLDTTKRFDEIAKTGHDTEFGRGDSAYDRYYGDPTIGPNPNLRALDEGPFYAVKMVLSDLGTCGGLRADDRARVLREDGTVIDGLYAIGNTAANAFGNTYPGAGATIAQGLVYGYVAARHAAGY, encoded by the coding sequence ATGACGGTCGACCTCCTGGTGGTGGGTTCCGGGACAGGTATCGCCGCCGCATTGACCGCTCACGAGGCGGGCTTGTCCGTGTTGATCGTCGAGAAGTCGTCGTATGTCGGCGGATCGACCGCACGTTCGGGTGGAGCTCTCTGGCTGCCGGCCAGCCAGATCCTGGACGAGAAGAACGCGGGTGACAGCGCCGGCCGCGCCGCGAACTACCTCCGTGCGGTCGTCGCCGGCAGCGCTCCCGCCGAGCGGTCCGATGGGTACCTGCGCAACGTCGTCGCCACGGTGGACATGCTGCGGCGGACCACACCGATTCGATTGAGCTGGGCCAAGGACTATTCCGACTACCACCCCGAGCTACCCGGTGGAGCGCCGAGTGGGCGCACCTGTGAATGCCGGCCGTTGAACTCGTCTGTCCTGGGCAAGCACAGATCGCGGCTACGCCCCGGCGTCATGGAGGTCAAGATCCCCATGCCGACCACCACGGCCGACTACCGGTGGATGAACCTGATGGCGCGCATGCCAGGAAAGGGCCTACCGACCATTGCCAAGCGGCTCCTGCAAGGGGTCGGCGGACTTGCGCTTGGCCGGCGCTACGTCGCGGGCGGACAGGCGCTGGCGGCCGGCCTGTTCGCGGGGGTGTTGCGCAGCGACATTCCTATTTGGACCGACACCGAACTGAAGCGACTGACCGTCGACGACGGACGGGTCAGCGCCGCAGTGCTCGACCACGCGGGACGCGAGGTCGCGGTGACCGCGCGGTGTGGCATCGTGCTTGCCGCCGGCGGCTTCGACCACGACATGGCCATGCGCAGCAAGTTCCAGTCCGAGTCGCTCGGTGAACATTTCAGCCTCGGTGCGGACACCAACACCGGTGACGCGATACACGCCGCCCAAGAGGTCGGCGCTGCAACCGATTTGATGGATCAAGCGTGGTGGTTTCCTGCCGTTGCGCCGCTGCCCGGATCGAGCCCGTCGGTCATGCTGGCCGAACGTTCCCTACCCGGGTGCTTGATCGTCGACCAGACCGGCACCCGATTTGCCAACGAGGCAATGGATTACATGTCGTTTGGGCAGCTTGTTCTGGAGCGCGAACGCAGCGGCCGCCCTATCGATTCGATGTGGATCATCTTCGATCAGCAGTACCGCAACAGCTACGTCTTCGCCGGCGCGCTGTTTCCGCGCATGCCGTTACCGCAATCGTGGTACGCCAACGGAATCGCGTACCAGTCAGACGACCTGGGCAAGCTCGCCGAGCTGATCGGCGTTCCCACAGCACCGTTCCTGGACACCACGAAACGGTTCGACGAGATCGCCAAGACAGGACACGACACGGAATTCGGCCGCGGGGACAGCGCCTATGACCGCTACTACGGCGATCCCACCATAGGTCCGAATCCCAACCTTCGCGCGCTCGACGAAGGCCCGTTCTATGCGGTGAAGATGGTCCTCAGCGACCTCGGCACGTGCGGCGGACTACGTGCCGACGACCGGGCCCGGGTATTGCGTGAAGACGGCACTGTCATCGACGGTTTGTACGCGATCGGCAACACCGCGGCAAACGCATTCGGCAACACATACCCGGGTGCGGGCGCGACGATCGCGCAGGGACTCGTCTACGGATACGTCGCGGCCCGGCACGCCGCCGGGTATTGA
- a CDS encoding PadR family transcriptional regulator, translated as MEDEKPTGNQSLAATSYALLGVLSYEHELSGYDIRKWIDWSMRFFYGSPAYSQIYSELKKLEKLGLVTSRVENPGSTRNRRLYKITTQGLDTVTRWASEAPVDPPALKHGPLLRITLGHLTNPARLREMLQQHVAYADEMHRNAAKDARWAGADDAWAYARVALQWAERYYANERELALKMIKELDEAEAAFPQLDKGGMAQIAWPTPDFWYEIEKKADAED; from the coding sequence GTGGAGGACGAGAAGCCGACCGGCAACCAGAGTCTGGCAGCGACCAGCTATGCGTTGCTCGGCGTGCTGTCCTACGAGCACGAGCTGTCCGGGTACGACATTCGCAAGTGGATCGACTGGAGCATGCGGTTCTTCTACGGCAGCCCGGCCTACAGCCAAATCTATTCCGAGCTCAAGAAATTGGAGAAGCTCGGCCTGGTGACGTCCCGCGTCGAGAACCCGGGGTCCACGCGTAATCGGCGGCTCTACAAGATCACTACGCAGGGTCTCGATACTGTGACCAGGTGGGCGAGTGAGGCGCCGGTTGACCCGCCGGCACTCAAACACGGCCCCCTGCTCCGGATCACTCTGGGCCATTTGACGAATCCGGCACGGCTACGGGAGATGTTGCAACAGCATGTGGCCTACGCCGACGAGATGCATCGCAACGCGGCCAAGGATGCGCGGTGGGCAGGAGCCGACGACGCTTGGGCCTACGCCCGGGTCGCACTGCAGTGGGCCGAACGGTACTACGCGAACGAGCGAGAGCTCGCCCTGAAGATGATCAAGGAACTCGACGAGGCCGAGGCGGCCTTCCCGCAGTTGGACAAGGGCGGCATGGCCCAAATTGCCTGGCCTACACCAGATTTCTGGTACGAGATCGAAAAAAAGGCCGACGCCGAGGACTGA
- a CDS encoding PaaI family thioesterase: MAELEAMSRRLADSVRRLVDAAIRTQISAAAIGEISQRIDCLTEELSASLMPGSFGVQVDDGGRLMPWGNVMIGLRNAVAPPLVVDHGSDGSVSSEFTLGAAYEGPPGMVHGGVCAMVLDHVLGATAHQPGRPAVTGTLRVRFLRGTPLGQLRTHAHVDRVEGVKTFAVGHLADADGITVEAEGVFIHPRQV; encoded by the coding sequence ATGGCTGAATTGGAAGCAATGTCGCGACGACTCGCCGATTCAGTCCGTCGACTCGTCGACGCGGCGATCCGGACGCAGATCAGCGCCGCAGCGATCGGCGAGATCAGCCAACGAATCGACTGTCTCACCGAAGAATTAAGCGCATCGCTGATGCCAGGCTCATTCGGTGTACAGGTCGATGACGGCGGCCGCCTGATGCCGTGGGGCAATGTGATGATCGGTCTGCGCAACGCGGTGGCACCGCCGCTGGTGGTCGATCATGGGTCTGACGGCTCGGTGTCGAGCGAATTCACACTAGGCGCGGCGTACGAGGGTCCACCCGGGATGGTGCACGGCGGGGTGTGTGCGATGGTGCTGGATCATGTCCTGGGCGCCACCGCGCACCAGCCGGGACGGCCCGCGGTCACTGGGACCTTACGAGTTCGTTTTTTGCGCGGCACGCCACTTGGGCAGTTGCGCACCCACGCTCACGTCGACCGCGTCGAGGGTGTGAAGACCTTCGCCGTGGGACATCTGGCCGACGCCGACGGGATCACTGTCGAGGCCGAGGGGGTGTTCATCCACCCGCGGCAGGTTTAG
- a CDS encoding amidohydrolase family protein — MTATWDSIDRYVVISTDTHAGADLLDYRQYLPERFYDEFDAWAKTYVSPFDDLIIATANRNWEHKLRLDEMDADGVAAEVLLPNTVPPFFPTTPNITISLPRTREEFERRWAGVQAHNRWQVDFCSLAPTRRRGLIQVFPNDIELAMREIRWGAEMECFGGVLIPPVSPGDPQVAPLFHTRYEPLWELCTELDLTVVQHAGAGSPEMPMDQPASNAVLITEMALWAQRTLGHLILAGVFERHPTLRFVPTEQGTMWVQPQVAMLDAMVPTMKSEAGNRTYGMFGGSSVDALTLTPSEYAKRNCYLASELMPFESAMIDFMGADHIMWGSDYPHEEGFTPHSKLAIRWALHDRSEDACRKILGGNAARLYGFDLDALTPIAAQIGPTVAEVATPLGDTGYLAPAAFGYRPFEGGLALKRLAPARS, encoded by the coding sequence ATGACCGCGACATGGGATTCAATCGACCGCTACGTCGTCATCTCGACGGACACTCACGCCGGCGCCGATCTTCTCGACTACAGACAGTACCTGCCGGAGCGGTTCTACGACGAGTTCGACGCCTGGGCCAAGACCTACGTGAGTCCGTTTGACGACCTGATCATCGCGACCGCCAACCGGAACTGGGAGCACAAGCTTCGGCTCGACGAGATGGACGCCGACGGTGTGGCCGCGGAAGTGTTGCTGCCCAATACTGTTCCGCCGTTCTTCCCGACGACGCCGAACATCACGATAAGCCTGCCGCGTACCCGCGAGGAGTTCGAGCGGCGCTGGGCCGGGGTACAGGCGCACAACCGGTGGCAGGTCGACTTCTGCTCGCTGGCCCCGACGCGGCGTCGCGGACTGATCCAGGTCTTTCCTAACGACATCGAGCTGGCGATGCGGGAGATCCGGTGGGGCGCGGAAATGGAATGCTTTGGCGGCGTGCTCATCCCGCCGGTGTCGCCCGGCGACCCACAAGTCGCTCCGCTGTTCCACACCCGCTACGAGCCGCTCTGGGAGCTGTGCACCGAGCTGGACCTGACCGTGGTCCAGCACGCCGGGGCCGGTAGCCCGGAGATGCCGATGGACCAGCCGGCGTCGAACGCGGTGCTGATCACCGAAATGGCCCTGTGGGCGCAGCGGACGCTGGGTCACCTGATCCTTGCGGGCGTCTTCGAGCGCCATCCCACGCTGCGTTTCGTCCCGACCGAGCAGGGCACGATGTGGGTGCAGCCGCAAGTCGCGATGCTCGACGCCATGGTGCCGACGATGAAATCCGAGGCTGGCAATCGCACCTATGGAATGTTCGGCGGATCGTCGGTCGATGCGCTGACACTGACGCCGAGCGAATACGCCAAGCGAAACTGTTATCTGGCGAGCGAACTGATGCCGTTCGAGTCGGCGATGATCGACTTCATGGGGGCCGATCACATCATGTGGGGTAGCGACTACCCGCACGAGGAGGGCTTCACGCCGCATTCCAAGCTAGCCATCCGCTGGGCACTGCACGATCGGTCCGAGGACGCTTGTCGAAAGATATTGGGTGGCAACGCAGCTCGGCTGTACGGCTTCGACCTGGATGCGTTGACGCCGATTGCCGCGCAGATCGGGCCGACCGTCGCGGAAGTGGCCACCCCGCTCGGCGACACGGGATATCTGGCTCCGGCCGCGTTCGGCTACCGACCCTTCGAGGGCGGGCTGGCCCTCAAACGCCTGGCTCCGGCCCGGAGCTAA
- a CDS encoding SDR family oxidoreductase codes for MQLSFEDRTYLVTGGGSGIGKGVAAGLVASGASVMIVGRNADRLAATVEELTPLGGEIRYEPADVTDEDEVTRAVEAATAWHGRLNGAVHCAGGSLTIGPLTQMDSDAWRRTVDLNINGTMYVLKHCAREMVRAGGGSFVGISSIASSNTHRWFGAYGVTKAGLDHLMQLAADELGPSWVRVNSIRPGLIRTDMVAPITDSPELSQDYAACTPLPRIGEAEDIANMAMFLLSDAASWVTGQVINVDGGHLLRRGPDFTAMLEPAFGADGLRGVV; via the coding sequence ATGCAGCTTTCGTTCGAAGACCGGACGTACCTGGTCACCGGTGGTGGCAGTGGGATCGGCAAGGGTGTAGCCGCTGGTCTCGTCGCGTCCGGCGCCTCGGTGATGATCGTTGGCCGTAACGCCGACCGTCTTGCCGCCACTGTCGAAGAGCTCACGCCCCTCGGCGGGGAGATCCGCTACGAACCCGCCGACGTCACCGACGAGGACGAGGTGACCCGCGCCGTCGAGGCCGCGACCGCCTGGCACGGCCGGCTCAACGGCGCCGTGCACTGTGCCGGCGGATCCCTGACGATCGGCCCGCTCACCCAGATGGACTCCGACGCCTGGCGGCGCACAGTCGACCTCAACATCAACGGCACCATGTACGTGCTCAAGCACTGCGCGCGCGAGATGGTGCGCGCTGGCGGCGGCTCGTTCGTCGGCATCTCGTCGATCGCGTCCAGCAACACCCACCGCTGGTTCGGCGCTTACGGCGTCACCAAGGCCGGTCTCGACCACCTCATGCAGTTGGCCGCCGACGAACTCGGCCCATCCTGGGTGCGGGTCAACAGCATCCGGCCGGGCCTGATCCGCACCGACATGGTCGCTCCGATCACCGATTCGCCTGAGCTGTCGCAGGACTACGCGGCGTGCACGCCGCTGCCCCGGATCGGTGAGGCCGAGGACATCGCGAACATGGCGATGTTCCTGCTCAGCGACGCCGCGAGCTGGGTCACCGGGCAGGTCATCAACGTCGACGGCGGTCACCTGCTGCGCCGCGGCCCGGACTTCACCGCGATGCTGGAGCCGGCATTCGGCGCCGACGGCCTGCGCGGCGTGGTCTGA
- a CDS encoding enoyl-CoA hydratase: MSDSSELVAYETLDEGRIARIWLNRPEAHNAQSRGLLVQLDEAFLRAEADDAVRVVILAARGKNFSAGHDLGSELALAERAPGPQQLPSFTNNGGTREAVMEKVYLQEWHYFFQNTCRWRDLRKITIAQVQGNAISAALMLIWACDLIVAADNAKFSDVVGVRMGMPGVEYYAHPWEFGPRKAKELLLTGDSLDADEAYRLGMVSKVFPADDLADKTLEFARRIAERPTMAALLIKDSVNAASDAMGFTEALRHAFHIHELGHAHWAAHNENRYPVGLPPDVDDWRNPTPTKVARKDTP, translated from the coding sequence ATGTCAGACTCCAGCGAGTTGGTGGCTTACGAAACTCTCGACGAGGGCCGCATCGCGCGGATCTGGCTGAACCGTCCGGAAGCGCATAACGCGCAGAGCCGTGGTTTGCTGGTTCAACTCGACGAAGCCTTCCTGCGGGCCGAGGCCGACGACGCCGTGCGGGTGGTGATCCTGGCTGCCCGCGGCAAGAACTTCTCCGCCGGCCACGACCTCGGCTCGGAGTTGGCGCTCGCGGAGCGGGCTCCGGGACCGCAGCAACTGCCCAGCTTCACCAACAACGGCGGTACCCGCGAGGCCGTCATGGAAAAGGTCTACCTGCAGGAGTGGCACTACTTCTTCCAGAACACCTGCCGCTGGCGCGACCTGCGCAAGATCACCATCGCCCAAGTGCAGGGCAACGCCATCTCCGCGGCTCTGATGCTGATCTGGGCATGCGATCTGATCGTCGCCGCCGACAACGCGAAGTTCAGCGACGTCGTCGGCGTACGGATGGGCATGCCGGGCGTCGAATATTACGCTCACCCTTGGGAATTCGGCCCACGCAAGGCCAAAGAGCTACTGCTGACCGGTGATTCGCTGGACGCCGACGAGGCCTACCGGCTGGGCATGGTGTCCAAGGTCTTCCCGGCCGACGACTTGGCCGACAAGACGCTGGAATTCGCCCGCCGGATCGCCGAACGGCCGACCATGGCGGCGCTGCTGATCAAGGACTCGGTGAACGCCGCATCCGATGCGATGGGTTTCACCGAAGCGCTGCGGCACGCGTTCCACATCCACGAGTTGGGTCACGCGCACTGGGCCGCGCACAACGAGAATCGCTACCCCGTCGGCTTGCCGCCCGATGTCGACGACTGGCGCAACCCGACGCCGACGAAGGTTGCCCGCAAGGACACCCCGTAG